The Haloarchaeobius amylolyticus genome window below encodes:
- a CDS encoding DUF7537 family lipoprotein, translating to MRARHVLVLAIALVLAGCGSLGPVTETREPFAVDGTDRPTVTDGPTTTRPPQFDPDPTENDLGDVRDMLSAQGRVLQNTSYRADYLVRATHENGTVLLYRHVDGAYAANDSRYLVAAETSGTTVPRRTDFVLFGDGTRAFVRQTTENGTSVSVPRQADGGDPIPPTDLGVFRGRDAMSSFLYQGFAGMNVTSVTELDRVPPGLDEPLYRVQSGSVESPQLLAQGPNGTVENASFEAIVDHRGFVYEYRLTFETETDAGDPVRIERRLVYRDLGNTTVPRPDWVEDYEAENGTTTTARVLAQA from the coding sequence ATGCGCGCCCGCCACGTCCTCGTCCTCGCAATCGCCCTCGTCCTCGCCGGCTGTGGCAGCCTTGGTCCCGTCACGGAGACCCGTGAACCGTTCGCCGTCGACGGGACGGACCGCCCGACAGTCACCGACGGACCGACCACCACGCGGCCCCCGCAGTTCGACCCCGACCCGACCGAGAACGACCTCGGCGACGTCCGTGACATGCTCTCCGCGCAGGGGCGAGTCCTCCAGAACACGAGCTACCGGGCCGACTACCTGGTGAGGGCCACACACGAGAACGGGACGGTCCTCCTCTATCGTCACGTGGACGGGGCGTACGCGGCGAACGATTCGCGGTACCTCGTCGCCGCCGAAACGTCGGGCACGACGGTCCCTCGCCGGACCGACTTCGTCCTCTTCGGCGACGGCACCCGGGCGTTCGTCCGCCAGACGACAGAGAACGGCACCTCGGTCAGCGTGCCGCGACAGGCAGACGGCGGCGACCCGATTCCCCCGACCGACCTGGGTGTCTTCCGGGGACGTGATGCGATGTCCAGTTTCCTCTACCAGGGCTTCGCCGGGATGAACGTGACCAGCGTCACCGAACTCGACCGCGTCCCGCCCGGGCTCGACGAGCCACTCTACCGGGTCCAGTCCGGGAGCGTCGAGAGCCCGCAACTCCTCGCCCAGGGCCCGAACGGGACCGTCGAGAACGCGAGCTTCGAGGCTATCGTGGACCACCGTGGGTTCGTCTACGAGTACCGCCTCACGTTCGAGACCGAGACGGACGCGGGCGACCCGGTCCGCATCGAGCGCCGACTGGTCTACCGGGACCTCGGGAACACGACGGTCCCGCGTCCAGACTGGGTCGAGGACTACGAGGCCGAGAACGGGACGACGACCACGGCCAGGGTACTCGCCCAGGCCTGA
- a CDS encoding DUF7537 family lipoprotein — protein sequence MRVGRVFALALLVGLAGCGGLADTGTTRDPFSVEQPTTGSTDATGPGTHAVFDPDPARDRVQNLDALLDSHERVLDGTGYRVTAVYRETTANGTLLRELIREGAYPPNRSRYLYHERAAGTRVGPTQETQLFADGHTVYSRRSIGDRTEVTVLRDSDGTPFSPTDLGIFRGQQTDLLAMAFESVAIDEVERLGHSPRQVEDPLYRLRGDSVRDRSQLSIDADASVRNASLEVIVDSDGLVREFRFSYVTSRDGRPVRVTRRLVYRDVGQTSIERPGWAANVTL from the coding sequence ATGCGCGTGGGACGGGTGTTCGCTCTCGCCCTGCTGGTCGGCCTGGCCGGGTGCGGCGGCCTCGCCGATACCGGCACGACGCGCGACCCGTTCTCCGTCGAGCAGCCGACGACCGGTTCCACCGATGCGACAGGGCCCGGGACCCACGCCGTCTTCGACCCCGACCCCGCCCGCGACCGCGTCCAGAACCTCGACGCCCTGCTGGACTCACACGAGCGCGTGCTCGACGGGACGGGCTACCGGGTCACCGCGGTCTACCGGGAGACCACGGCGAACGGAACACTGCTCCGAGAACTGATCCGCGAAGGGGCCTACCCGCCGAACCGTTCGCGCTACCTGTACCACGAGCGGGCTGCAGGTACCCGGGTCGGCCCGACGCAGGAGACCCAGCTGTTCGCCGACGGGCACACCGTCTACAGCCGCCGGTCTATCGGCGACCGGACCGAGGTGACGGTACTGCGGGACTCTGACGGCACGCCCTTCTCCCCGACCGACCTCGGCATCTTCCGCGGGCAACAGACCGACCTGCTCGCGATGGCCTTCGAATCGGTCGCCATCGACGAGGTCGAGCGCCTCGGGCATTCGCCACGACAGGTCGAGGACCCGCTCTACCGCCTCCGCGGGGATTCGGTCCGGGACCGGTCGCAGCTCAGCATCGACGCCGACGCGTCGGTCCGGAACGCGAGCCTTGAGGTCATCGTCGACAGCGACGGGCTGGTCCGGGAGTTCCGGTTCAGCTACGTCACATCGCGTGACGGCCGGCCGGTCAGGGTGACGAGACGACTGGTCTACCGCGACGTCGGACAGACGTCCATCGAGCGACCGGGGTGGGCTGCCAACGTGACCCTGTAG
- a CDS encoding tyrosine-type recombinase/integrase, which produces MSDSVAYFLEDQTYHGKAKRTQEAYERVLRRFEAFLADPDAGPGGGSVTPAEADRRQCMAWVHSLRGEHAPSTVASYASYVHRFYAYMTQVGEFDANPMALVVEEMNESIDKDPTRRELTVDQMREFVADIGHPLERALVVALLKTGMRVGELCNLDLRDISLSVPALEDEYDLGGRVQLDGRPDSIFVPAEPAHGVEYHGEERTAANKRKRSTVVPVDEELKRVLVGWLAIRPDAVSPAEPLFVSTSGDWGERVTPQGVRHIVETHARDHGWYRTGGGAAENVTPHYFRHFFTTHLRDRTGDRGIVKYLRGDVASDIIDTYTHNWGDRVREVYEANVYSLL; this is translated from the coding sequence ATGTCCGATTCGGTCGCGTACTTCCTCGAGGACCAGACCTACCACGGGAAGGCGAAACGGACGCAGGAGGCCTACGAGCGCGTCCTGCGGCGGTTCGAGGCGTTCCTCGCGGACCCGGACGCCGGCCCGGGCGGCGGCTCCGTCACCCCGGCGGAGGCCGACCGCCGGCAGTGCATGGCGTGGGTGCACTCGCTCCGGGGGGAGCACGCCCCCAGCACGGTGGCCTCCTACGCCTCATACGTCCACCGGTTCTACGCCTACATGACCCAGGTCGGCGAGTTCGACGCCAACCCGATGGCGCTGGTCGTCGAGGAGATGAACGAATCCATCGACAAGGACCCGACGAGACGGGAGCTCACGGTCGACCAGATGCGCGAGTTCGTCGCCGACATCGGGCATCCACTGGAGCGAGCGCTGGTCGTGGCCCTGCTCAAGACGGGGATGCGTGTCGGCGAACTCTGTAACCTGGACCTGCGGGACATCTCGCTGTCGGTTCCGGCGCTCGAGGACGAGTACGACCTCGGCGGTCGCGTCCAGCTCGACGGCCGGCCCGATTCGATATTCGTGCCCGCAGAACCGGCCCACGGCGTCGAGTACCACGGGGAGGAACGCACCGCGGCGAACAAGCGCAAGCGCTCGACCGTGGTGCCCGTCGACGAGGAGCTGAAACGGGTGCTCGTGGGCTGGCTCGCGATCCGCCCCGACGCCGTCTCGCCCGCAGAGCCGCTGTTCGTCTCGACGTCGGGTGACTGGGGCGAACGAGTCACCCCACAGGGCGTCCGCCACATCGTGGAGACCCACGCCAGAGACCACGGCTGGTACCGGACCGGTGGTGGGGCCGCCGAGAACGTCACCCCGCACTACTTCCGGCACTTCTTCACGACCCATCTCCGGGACCGCACCGGGGACCGTGGCATCGTGAAGTACCTCCGCGGGGACGTGGCGAGCGACATCATCGACACCTACACCCACAACTGGGGCGACCGCGTCCGCGAGGTGTACGAGGCGAACGTCTACTCCCTGCTCTGA
- a CDS encoding DUF5805 domain-containing protein: MLSGVVSVSQQDTSRSVVKTYVPEYQKDEWADHADELDMSQSEFVRTMVQAGRRKFDLPDSPDSRANRGDQETVSGDSDSGDLTARVVDILEREDGPCTWDDLLAAVSDDIEDRLDSALQDLQADGRVRYSGRESGYVTAEGT; this comes from the coding sequence ATGCTTTCCGGGGTGGTGTCTGTGAGCCAACAGGACACCAGCCGGTCGGTGGTCAAGACCTACGTCCCCGAGTACCAGAAAGACGAGTGGGCCGACCACGCGGACGAACTCGACATGAGCCAGAGCGAGTTCGTCCGGACGATGGTCCAGGCCGGCCGCCGGAAGTTCGACCTGCCTGACTCACCCGATAGCAGGGCGAACCGGGGCGACCAGGAGACCGTATCGGGTGACTCGGACTCCGGCGACCTCACGGCGCGGGTCGTCGACATCCTCGAGCGCGAGGACGGACCGTGTACCTGGGACGACCTGCTGGCCGCGGTGAGCGACGACATCGAGGACCGCCTCGACAGCGCCCTGCAGGACCTCCAGGCCGACGGACGCGTCCGGTACAGCGGTCGCGAGAGCGGCTACGTCACCGCAGAGGGCACCTGA
- a CDS encoding MBL fold metallo-hydrolase yields MTRSDWGDWLPRAVESADPDGIAIWYLGCNGFVLKASDGTTVYVDPYVGLGDPPRTVRMIPVPFDPTDVAEADAVFATHEHTDHVHGPSQAPILEGTGADFYAPDDSLAVAFDDEDWQADYDIADGQFHEVTEGDTVEVGGFTVHVEPAHDPDATHPVSYVFEHEGRTVFHGGDTKPSDEFARLGSEYDIDLGILAFGTVGNIPDKETREPVRTRWYNDENQVVEAASDLQLDRLLPSHWDMWKGLTSDPKVLHHHARSFAYPANLDIVEIGDRVDV; encoded by the coding sequence ATGACACGAAGCGACTGGGGCGACTGGCTCCCCCGCGCCGTAGAATCCGCCGACCCGGACGGCATCGCCATCTGGTACCTCGGCTGTAACGGCTTCGTCCTGAAGGCGAGCGACGGCACGACGGTCTACGTCGACCCCTACGTCGGGCTGGGCGACCCGCCGCGGACCGTCCGCATGATCCCGGTCCCGTTCGACCCGACCGACGTGGCGGAGGCCGACGCGGTCTTCGCCACCCACGAGCACACCGACCACGTCCACGGGCCGAGCCAGGCACCCATCCTCGAGGGGACGGGCGCCGACTTCTACGCCCCCGACGACAGCCTCGCCGTCGCCTTCGACGACGAGGACTGGCAGGCCGACTACGACATCGCGGACGGGCAGTTCCACGAGGTCACGGAGGGCGACACCGTCGAGGTCGGCGGCTTCACCGTCCACGTCGAACCCGCCCACGACCCCGACGCCACCCACCCCGTGAGCTACGTCTTCGAGCACGAGGGGCGCACGGTCTTCCACGGCGGCGACACCAAACCGAGCGACGAGTTCGCCCGCCTCGGCAGCGAGTACGACATCGACCTCGGCATCCTCGCGTTCGGGACCGTCGGGAACATCCCCGACAAGGAGACGCGTGAGCCGGTCCGAACGCGCTGGTACAACGACGAGAACCAGGTCGTCGAGGCCGCGAGCGACCTCCAGCTCGACCGGCTCCTCCCGAGCCACTGGGACATGTGGAAGGGCCTGACCAGCGACCCGAAGGTCCTGCACCACCACGCGAGGAGCTTCGCGTACCCGGCGAACCTCGACATCGTGGAGATCGGCGACCGGGTGGACGTCTAG
- a CDS encoding rhomboid family intramembrane serine protease gives MDLLSLGIAVFVVVTLSVSLAVVALLDRPGGTWGQHLRGRLVMGVPWGTLVSVVFVVAVYLFVQDGWNHWYDPVTLPFRAWSYLYPTGMVLAPFSHADAGHLTGNMIGTLVLAPIAEYAYGHFPEERGSHSFADWTANPWVRALVVFPGVVLLVGLGTSLFALGPVIGFSGVVFAFAGFALVRYPMTTVVAVLGGQRVLSLLYSSLQNPIITTTAQPSPPSPPWWAGIAIQGHALGLFLGIMLGVFVFYRRDTRPSALRIWLAVLFFAVAKNLWAIYWFLGNETYRLFRGPGLAMVVALAIVVATALHLRERDLESFGPRTAALVVLVIVTAGLVGSGVPVNLMTVDDTAAPGDPIEVRGYEVVYAEDVQNQMVSVVDVEAFGQSTNITSSGVIVVNEERNIWYQAVSKGQLAFSGQRQVKVGGLGWRETVTASRDGWNAVGGGTAYRVFMKPPEGDWRVAFTSGNATAEPRLAGKNVSIAATEDGYELFVWENDTELGRAAIPITNESVQNASVTVSGIEFVREEQQNGPDRIYAVVGETKVRVFVKETYR, from the coding sequence ATGGACCTGCTGTCGCTCGGTATCGCCGTCTTCGTCGTGGTGACGCTCTCCGTCTCCCTCGCCGTCGTCGCCCTGCTGGACCGCCCGGGTGGGACCTGGGGCCAGCACCTCCGCGGCCGGCTCGTGATGGGCGTCCCCTGGGGGACGCTGGTGTCGGTCGTCTTCGTCGTCGCCGTCTACCTGTTCGTCCAGGACGGCTGGAACCACTGGTACGACCCCGTGACCCTGCCCTTCCGCGCGTGGTCGTACCTCTACCCGACCGGGATGGTACTGGCACCGTTCTCCCACGCCGACGCCGGCCACCTCACCGGGAACATGATCGGGACGCTCGTCCTCGCCCCTATCGCGGAGTACGCCTACGGGCACTTCCCCGAGGAGCGCGGCTCGCACTCCTTCGCCGACTGGACCGCCAACCCGTGGGTCCGGGCGCTGGTCGTCTTCCCCGGCGTCGTCCTGCTGGTCGGCCTCGGCACCTCCCTGTTCGCGCTCGGCCCGGTCATCGGGTTCTCCGGCGTCGTCTTCGCCTTCGCGGGGTTCGCGCTGGTCCGCTACCCGATGACGACCGTGGTGGCCGTCCTCGGCGGCCAGCGCGTCCTCTCGCTGCTCTACAGCTCGCTCCAGAATCCCATCATCACCACGACGGCCCAGCCCTCGCCGCCCTCGCCGCCGTGGTGGGCCGGCATCGCCATCCAGGGCCACGCCCTCGGCCTGTTCCTCGGCATCATGCTCGGCGTGTTCGTCTTCTACCGGCGCGATACCCGCCCCAGCGCACTCCGCATCTGGCTCGCGGTGCTGTTCTTCGCGGTCGCGAAGAACCTCTGGGCGATCTACTGGTTCCTCGGGAACGAGACCTACCGGCTGTTCCGCGGCCCCGGGCTGGCGATGGTCGTCGCGCTGGCTATCGTCGTGGCGACCGCGCTCCACCTCCGCGAGCGCGACCTCGAATCGTTCGGCCCGCGGACCGCGGCGCTGGTCGTCCTGGTCATCGTGACGGCCGGGCTCGTCGGCTCGGGCGTCCCGGTGAACCTCATGACGGTCGACGATACCGCGGCCCCGGGTGACCCCATCGAGGTCCGGGGGTACGAGGTCGTCTACGCCGAGGACGTGCAGAACCAGATGGTCTCCGTGGTCGACGTGGAGGCGTTCGGCCAGAGCACGAACATCACCTCCTCCGGCGTCATCGTGGTGAACGAGGAGCGCAACATCTGGTACCAGGCCGTCTCGAAGGGCCAACTCGCGTTCAGCGGCCAGCGACAGGTCAAGGTCGGCGGCCTGGGCTGGCGCGAGACGGTCACGGCGAGCCGTGACGGCTGGAACGCCGTCGGCGGCGGGACCGCCTACCGGGTGTTCATGAAGCCGCCCGAGGGCGACTGGCGCGTCGCCTTCACCTCCGGCAACGCGACCGCGGAGCCACGCCTCGCCGGCAAGAACGTCTCCATCGCGGCCACCGAGGACGGCTACGAGCTGTTCGTCTGGGAGAACGACACCGAACTCGGCCGGGCCGCCATCCCCATCACGAACGAGTCGGTCCAGAACGCCTCCGTGACGGTCTCGGGCATCGAGTTCGTCAGGGAGGAACAGCAGAACGGGCCGGACAGGATCTACGCCGTCGTCGGCGAGACGAAGGTCCGGGTCTTCGTCAAGGAGACGTACCGCTAG
- a CDS encoding METTL5 family protein: MSTRRALAQQLGVVAGFDSPSVELEQYPTPPEVAASLVHVADMEDDVADRTVVDLGTGTGMLALGAALRGATRVVGVDLDREALDTARENERRVGARTDIHWVAGDATRPPLCPAEDDPVTVVMNPPFGAQRGNEHADRAFLAAASGVADVSYSIHNAGSQEFVESFAADHGGAVTHAFAVELDLDRQFPFHEEESKPIDAEAYRIDWTGDGASDD, from the coding sequence CTGGCCCAGCAACTCGGCGTCGTCGCTGGCTTCGATTCGCCCAGCGTCGAACTCGAACAGTACCCGACACCCCCGGAGGTCGCGGCCTCCCTCGTCCACGTCGCGGACATGGAGGACGACGTGGCCGACCGGACGGTCGTCGACCTCGGGACCGGGACCGGGATGCTGGCGCTCGGGGCCGCCCTGCGGGGCGCGACCCGCGTCGTCGGCGTCGACCTCGACCGCGAGGCCCTCGATACCGCCCGCGAGAACGAGCGTCGCGTCGGCGCGCGCACCGACATCCACTGGGTCGCCGGTGACGCGACCCGCCCGCCGCTGTGTCCGGCCGAGGACGACCCGGTCACCGTGGTCATGAACCCGCCCTTCGGCGCCCAGCGCGGCAACGAACACGCCGACCGCGCCTTCCTCGCGGCCGCCAGCGGGGTCGCAGACGTCTCTTACTCCATCCACAACGCCGGCAGCCAGGAGTTCGTCGAGTCCTTCGCCGCGGACCACGGCGGCGCGGTCACCCACGCCTTCGCGGTGGAGCTGGACCTCGACAGGCAGTTCCCGTTCCACGAGGAGGAGTCGAAGCCCATCGACGCCGAGGCCTACCGCATCGACTGGACCGGTGACGGGGCCAGCGACGACTAG